In the genome of Notamacropus eugenii isolate mMacEug1 chromosome 5, mMacEug1.pri_v2, whole genome shotgun sequence, one region contains:
- the CTU1 gene encoding cytoplasmic tRNA 2-thiolation protein 1: MPVPRCSGPCGGVRPAALRRPRTGGAVCRSCFCSAFEAEVLSTLQTGRLLPPGAVVAIGASGGKDSTVLAHVLRALDARHALGLDLRLVAVDEGIGGYRDAALAAVRRQAARWQLPLTVVAYADLFGGWTMDEVARRAAQEPGRARACCTFCGVLRRRALEEGAQRVGATHIVTGHNADDMAETVLMNFLRGDSGRLARGGTLGSPGEGGALPRCRPLQFASQKEIVLYAHFQELDYFSEECVYAPEAFRGHVRDLLKALEAARPSVVLDLVHSAERLALAPAARPPPPGACTRCGALASRSLCQACALLDGLNRGRPRLAIGKGRKGLGEEGEEQSCTSGDRGRPTRAGAIPAF, from the exons ATGCCCGTGCCCCGGTGCTCCGGGCCCTGCGGCGGGGTCCGGCCAGCTGCCCTGCGGCGGCCGCGCACCGGCGGGGCGGTCTGCAGATCGTGCTTCTGCAGCGCCTTCGAGGCCGAGGTGCTGAGCACGCTGCAGACCGGCCGCCTGCTGCCTCCCGGGGCCGTCGTGGCCATCGGCGCGTCGGGGGGCAAGGACTCCACGGTGCTGGCGCACGTGCTCCGGGCCCTGGACGCCCGTCACGCGCTGGGGCTGGACCTGCGCCTGGTGGCCGTGGACGAGGGCATAGGCGGCTACCGAGATGCCGCGCTGGCAGCTGTCCGACGCCAGGCTGCCCGCTGGCAGCTGCCGCTCACCGTGGTGGCCTATGCCGACCTCTTCGGGGGCTGGACCATGGACGAGGTGGCCCGCCGGGCTGCCCAGGAGCCGGGCCGAGCCCGAGCCTGCTGCACCTTCTGCGGGGTCCTGCGACGGCGAGCGCTGGAGGAGGGGGCCCAGCGCGTGGGGGCCACGCACATTGTCACAG GACACAATGCAGATGACATGGCAGAAACCGTGCTCATGAACTTCCTTCGAGGGGATTCAGGCAGGCTGGCCCGAGGAGGGACGCTGGGTTCCCCTGGTGAGGGGGGTGCCCTGCCCCGGTGCCGTCCCCTCCAGTTCGCATCCCAGAAGGAGATCGTCCTATATGCCCATTTCCAGGAACTGGACTACTTCTCAGAAGAGTGTGTCTATGCGCCTGAGGCCTTCCGAGGCCATGTCCGGGACTTGCTCAAGGCTCTCGAGGCTGCCCGGCCTTCAGTAGTCCTGGACCTGGTGCACTCAGCTGAGCGTCTGGCCCTAGCCCCTGCTGCCCGGCCCCCACCCCCTGGTGCCTGCACCCGCTGTGGGGCCCTGGCCAGCCGCTCCTTGTGTCAAGCCTGTGCCTTACTTGATGGCCTCAACCGGGGGCGACCCCGACTGGCCATTGGCAAAGGCCGAAAAGGGTTGGGGGAAGAGGGCGAGGAACAGAGCTGTACTTCTGGGGACAGGGGGCGCCCCACTCGCGCTGGGGCCATCCCAGCCTTCTAG
- the LOC140503606 gene encoding kallikrein-14-like: protein MFFFFLTLPLLWVTATANAERNEEKIIGGYTCIPNSQPWQAALLANRQFRCGGVLLSNRWVLTAAHCNHWNLRVVLGKHNIRLLEPSQQSVGVERRVPHPSYSPRTSNNDLMLLYLEKPVKLTNQVKPIQLAKNCANPGTDCLVSGWGTVSSPFARYPSTLQCLKISIFSEESCKNAYYGKAITPGMVCAGDKKGGKDSCQGDSGGPLVCNGVLQGLVSWGMEHCALPGYPGVYTNLCRYRTWILNEMQKN from the exons atgttctttttcttcttaacacTGCCTCTTCTGTGGGTCACTG CCACAGCCAATgcagagaggaatgaagaaaaaatcaTTGGTGGTTATACGTGTATTCCCAACTCCCAACCCTGGCAGGCGGCACTCTTAGCCAATCGGCAATTCCGCTGCGGGGGTGTCCTGCTGTCCAATCGTTGGGTCCTCACAGCAGCTCACTGTAACCACTG GAACCTTCGAGTGGTCTTGGGAAAGCACAATATTAGACTCCTGGAGCCCTCTCAGCAGTCAGTTGGGGTGGAGCGTCGAGTTCCCCACCCCTCCTATAGCCCCAGAACCAGCAACAATGACCTCATGCTCCTCTATCTGGAGAAGCCAGTGAAGTTGACCAACCAAGTAAAACCCATTCAGCTGGCAAAAAATTGTGCCAATCCTGGCACAGACTGCCTGGTGTCCGGCTGGGGTACTGTGTCCAGTCCTTTCG CCAGATATCCCAGCACCCTCCAGTGTCTAAAGATCAGTATCTTTTCTGAGGAAAGCTGCAAAAATGCTTACTACGGAAAAGCCATCACTCCTGGTATGGTGTGTGCTGGGGACAAGAAAGGTGGCAAGGATTCCTGCCAG GGTGACTCTGGAGGCCCCTTGGTGTGCAATGGGGTCCTGCAGGGTCTGGTATCTTGGGGCATGGAACATTGCGCCCTGCCTGGGTATCCTGGTGTTTATACCAACTTGTGCCGTTACCGGACCTGGATCTTAAATGAAATGCAGAAGAATTGA